The Atribacter laminatus genome contains the following window.
GCTGATTGCTCGGTAGGTTGGTGCAAAAATGAAAAAAATCACATTGATAGCAACCAATCCTAAGAGAGCTTGTGTAGCCCGTTGAAATTGCTTCAACAGGGATGATGAAACCATGTTCCCTATCCTCCCCTATATACTCTATTAAAGCGAATCACATGAGGCTTCATTGTTTTAAACGATGCTTGATTAAAGGCTTATCTTCTTTTTTTAATAAACAATAGTTTTTTTGGCAATTTTAAGGTAATTTTGATCATCTCTCTTGGCTTCTTACAAACCTAAAAACAATCTTCTCTTTAAACCACCTCCTCAAATCTCCAGCCGCTATAAGGCGAGAGCAATACTGACAATTAACGAAATTCTCCAACACCTATGGCGGCCTTGAGAATGTCATCTTCACTTGCTGAACTACGAGGAAATTCTTTCACAATTTTACCCCGCCGCATTACCATGACACGATGACTCATTTCCATGGCTTCAGCATAATCGGAAGTAAACATAATGATAGAGGTTCCCTCAGCCAGGAGTTCTTGCATAATTCGGTACACCTCTCTACGACCAATGATGTCGATACCACGAGTAGGTTCGTCAAAAATGATGACTTTGGCATGAGTACCTAACCACTTAGCTAAAACAAGTTTTTGTTGATTTCCTCCGGAGAGCTGACCTGCCAGGGTAAAACGATGTGGTGTTTTGATGGTTAGCTCTTTTATGTAAAAATCTATCTCATCATTCATTTTTTTTATTTTCACCATGCCGAAAGGACTCAATCGATTAATATTGGGTAGTCCATAATTGTTTCTTAAGGATTGATCGAGAATTACTCCTTCAGTTTTTCGATTTTCAGTAAGAAATGAGATACCATGACGGATGGCTTCTTCAGGAGTTCTTACCATAACTTTTTTATCTTCAATATAAAGATTTCCACTGGTAGGTGGGTCAACACCGGCGATCGCCCGAGCCAGCTCGGTTTTTCCAGCTCCCATTAAACCGGTTATTCCTAATATTTCTCCTTTTCGAAGTGAGAAATCAACACCTTGAACCAATGTGCCTTTATAAAAATTTTCCAATCGAAGAATAATTTGTTCCCGAGGAGCCGGAAGGGAAGGATATTGTTTGCCAATTTTCCCACCGATCATTTTTTCAATCATAGTTTCAAGAGTGAGGTCGTGAATTGAAAAAGTACCAACGTTCTTTCCATCCCGTAGGATGGTGACTCTATCACCTAATTCGTAAACTTCAGCATAGCGGTGGGAGATATAGATAAAGCCAACACCCTCTTTTTTGAGGTGGTTAATTACTTTGAAAAGGTCATTGCGAGAAGTGCTTTCTAAAACATCAGTTGGTTCATCAAGAACGATAACCCGAGCATCGGTAACCAAAGCTCGAGCAATCTCAACCATTTTTTGCTGGGTAACGCTGAGTGTTGATACTATTCGGTGAGGATCTAATTGAATATTAAAGCGTTCTAAAAGCTGGGAAGCAGTTTTGTAGAGGGTAGAGGTATTAATAACACCCAAATTCCGAATTATTAACGGTTCAACTCCAAGGAATATGTTTCGGGCAATATCAATTTGAGGAACCAGATTGAGTTCTTGATAAATAAAACGAAGTCCTTTTTTAAGAGGGACTTCTGGAGATTCGATGATGACTTTTTCACCATAAATAAAAATTTCTCCACTATCAGCAGGGAATGCTCCACTCAGTACCTTAATAAGAGTTGACTTTCCAGCTCCGTTTTCACCAAGCAGAACATGAACTTCTCCGGGAAGGAGTTCAAAATCAACCTGGTTAAGAGCAATAACTCCAGGAAAACGTTTGATAATCCCCTTCATCACGACCAAAGGAACGCTTAAGGTTGAGTTCAACTGATTCATAATTTCCCCTGCCTCATTTATTTTGTATATGTGTTCTATTTATGATTATAGATGAAATAATGCAACCGATTACAATTTATCATAGAAAATATCCTCTGTCAAAGCATCGTGCATTCTTTAAAAATCGAAGATAAAACAGCAAATTTTAGATCGATTAATTGTAACCGATTGTTTAATGAATAGTTATTTTGTAGCAATTTTTCCAGCTATAAATTCAAGGGTTATTTTTTTAAGTTAGGCTAAAGGCTTTTTTCCTCTGGAATGTTCAAAATTTGGAGAGTTTTCCTGAGCCAATGAAGAGATTTCTCGATTAATGGTCCGCCCTGGCCCTCACATTCTATACTCAATACACCGTTATAGCCAAAATCTCGGAGCATTTTAATAACGGTTACAATGTTTTCGGCATTTACTCCATCACCAATAGCTGCATGGCTAATACCGATACCGGTTTCTTTTCCTCGCAAGGAATCTGCTAAACTTTGTGATACATCTTTAATATGGACATGTTTAATTCTTTTAATAAATTGTTTACAGTAAGCAACTGGATCTTGACCGGCTATAAAACTATTACCAGTATCAAGATTCAAGCCAAAATAATCGCTTTGAGCAAAGTTGAGCATTTTATCTAAAAGTTCTGGTTTCGTTGTGAAATATCCATGGACTTCAATATTAATGTTAATCTTATATCGTTCGGCTTTCTCAATAATGGTTCCATAAGCATGTTTCATAAGTTCCAAGCAATCGATTTCGGAGAGTCCTTCTGGTTTAAGCAACCCATCAGTAGTTGCGATATTGGGACAATTGGCAATCTTCGCCCAGGGGAGTGTTTTTAAAACATACTGCACACCGAAAAATAAACCATCATGTCCCGATAAAGGATAAGCTGCATCAATTTGAGAAAAACCAACACCGTAGGATTCCATCTTTTCTTTAATTTCCAGAGGGTCTTCGGATAAAGAAATATGAGGGAAATACCCCAAACCATGTATCCAATTAACTCCTTCTAAAGATCCGCATTCGATAAAATGAACATCATTTTTTTGTGCCCATTGCAAGGCTTTTTCGAAATTAAAAACTGACGAATTAAAAGCATCAGTGTGAAAACTAATTTTCATAAGAAGCTCTCCTTTTTACCCAATAGCTTTTTTAGTACTTTTTCCTGATCGAGCATGACTCTTATAGGAACTAAAAATACTCATAGCCAGCGAAGCGATGATGAGTAAACCAAAGGTAACCTGTTGATAATAGGGGTTCACCCGCATCATGTTGAGGGCATTGGAGATGATCCCCATGAGCAGGACTCCCAGAAGGGTTCCGATAATTCTTCCTTTTCCTCCCGATAGAGGTGTACCACCGATGACTACAGCTCCAATGGCTTTCAGCTCAATACCGCTTCCGGTTGAAGGTTGGGCAGCGCCAATCCTCGAGAGTAAAACCATGGAGCCGATTCCAACTAAAAAACCGCTGAAAAGAAAAGCATGATACTTGGTTTTAACCACCGAAATACCCGAGAGATATGCTGCCGCTGGATTGCTACCTACTGAGTAAATTCTCCGTCCAAACTTGGTATAAGCCAGTATGAAATGAACAATTAAATAAGCGCCCAAGCTGATGACAAAGCTCAAAGGAAGTATATTTCCTAAACGAGTCATACCAATCGTTTCAGCCTGGCCGTAGATAGTTTGAAAAGATCCTTTGGTGATGGCCAAAGCGATTCCCTGGAAAACACTGATAAATGCCAGGGATGTAATAAATGAAGGGGCTTTAAAGGTATGAGCAGTCAACCCGACTAAAAAACTACTAAAAATTGCCAGAGCAATACCAATGACAAAGGAAGGGAAGACACTAATCCCGCTTTTAATCATAATTGCCATTACACAGGATGATAATCCTATATTGGCACCGACTGAAATATCAATTTCACCGGAAATGATTAATAATGTCATTCCTGATGAGACAATTCCAAGAACGGCTATTTGTTCCAAAACATTAATAATATTGCTTATGGTAAAAAACCTGGGATTAACGATTCCAGTAATGATAGCAATCAGAAATTCAGCTAATAGAAGAAGAAACCACTGACTTCGGATCACCGATTGAAGCTTATTATTTTTAACCAATGTTCCCTTTACCATATCAGGTGATTTCATACTAGGGTTTGTCTGCATTAGTTCTTTCTCCCTTTTCCTCAACCCCCATGAATTTTTTGATTAAATCTTCTTCTTTGATTTGATGGTTATCAAGGATTTCCACAATTCGGTTATCGCGCATCACTACAATCCGGTCGCTTAAAGAAAGCAGTTCTGGCATATCAGAGGAGACCATAATGATACTCTTTCCTTTTTCGGCTAATTCTATTATGAGTTCATAGATTTGCTGCTTGGCACCAATATCTACTCCCTTGGTGGGCTCATCAAAGATACACAAAATGGCATCATCAAGAAGCCATCTGGCGATAACCACTTTTTGTTGATTGCCTCCTGATAGCTCTTCTACCAGTTGATTGATATCACTGGTTGCGATGGATAACTCTTCCACCATTTGATTTGAGAGTTCTTTTTCTTCATCGCGATCGACGATAAAGCCTTTAAAAATGTCATTATGGACTAAGGCCATGTTTTCAATGAGGTTTCTGCCAATGAAGAGACCGAGTTTGCGACGATCTTCAGTTATCAGGCCGATGCCAGCTCGAATAGCATCCCGGGGGTTATGAATTATGGCTTCTTTTCCGTTGATGATTATCTTTCCGCTATCGGATTGCTGAATCCCAAAGATCAGCCCGACCAATTCTGAACGACCAGCACCTACTAAACCTCCAACTCCTAAAATTTCACCTTTTTTAATTTCAAAATTAACCGGGTGCAGGACGTCTTTTTTTGATAGATTTTGAATTTGGACTTGTATCGGACCAATAGGAAATTTTTTTCTGCGATAAAAAGCTGAAGCCTCTCGGCCAACCATACCCCGAATCACCGTTTCTATATCAACTGAAGCCACCTCATAGGTGTTGACTAACCTTCCATCTTTTAAAATTGTCACTCTATCGCCTATCATAAATATTTCTTCTAAATAATGTGAAATATAGATAATACCGATACCACGTTGTTTAAGGCTCTGAATGATACTCATCAAAGCTTTCTTTTCTTCTAAACCGAGGGAGCTGGTCGGTTCATCCATGATGATGATTTTAGAATCACGATAGAGAGCTTTAACAATTTCAAGCATCTGTTTTTGGGAAACGGAGAGATCCTCCACTAAAGCGTCAACCGGTAAATTCATGTGGAGAGTGTTGATTATTTCTTGTGCTTTTTGAAATTGTGTTTTTTTATCGACAATAAAGGGAAGAGAAGCTGATTTTTCATCACCAAGGAAAATATTATCAGAAACGGTGAGAGACTCAACCAGCTCGGCATCTTGATAGACAGTGGAAATCCCCAATTCAATGGCTTTTCTGGGAGTCATTGACGCCACTTTCTGACCGGTAATATATAACTCACCGCTTTCGGGAGAGATGGCTCCTGACAGAATTTTGATGAGAGTTGATTTTCCAGCGCCATTCTCACCGACCAGACAATGAATCTCACCCTTTTTTAAGTCGAAAGAAACATTATCAAGAACTTTATGAACGCCGTAGATTTTGATGATATTTTGGAGAGAGACTAAAAGTTGGTATTTTTCCATTTTTTATCGGATTTAGAAAAGTAATGCAACGGGGGGTTTCCCCGTTGCACTCTTTTCTATTCAAATTTTAATAAACTTCAAGGTCATTATATTGAGGAAAATAGGTTTTGGTGAGTTCGATCCAAACTGGATCGACATCCCAAGGAACCACCTTGGTTTTATCGTCTATTGTTTCAGGTGTTATTGGTGTATTTGGTAAAAGAATTTGCTGGCGTTTGTCAGTAATCTGTCCTTTCACATAAGAATGGAGAGCCAGGAAAGAAACTAGGCCCTCCCAACCGGGTGAAGTCGAGATTGAGTATTGAATGCCTCCCTCTTTAATCAATTCAATGCCATACGGAGCTCCATTGGTAGTGATGACTTTGATAGGATTATTCAATAAATCTCGTCCTTTAAGCATTCGAACTACTGCTGCACCCATCTCTTCATTAAAGACAAAAAGAATGGTGAAATCGTACCCGGATTCGATAAGATCTTGGGCCTGGTCGACAGCGACAGTAGGAGTGTATTTTCCATCTCGCACTGCTACAATTTCATTCTTACCCAATTCGGCAACTTTGGGTTCGAAGGACTCCCGGAACATTTGAACTGGAATGTGTTCAAACAAACCCATGATGACTGCAATTTTTTCTCCTGGATAATTGTTAGCGATATATTCGGCAACATTCACACCCATACCTTTCCAGTCAAAATCGATGCAGGCGACCACCTCATCGGGAGAGGCTAAGACCTGACCGACATTGTCGGTAACCACTAACGGGACTCCGGCAGCGGCACATTCACGGGCAGCTATAAAAGCACCGTTGGGGTTGAACGAGAAAATACACATTCCATCAATGCCCATATCTATTAAAGTTTTAATGTTGGTAATTTCTTTTTCGGTGTCATAATCGGAATTCAAGACGATCACCTCAACACCAGCCATCTCAGCTCCATAGGAAAATCCCTCAACATCCTTTTTATACCAAGTATCTGGACCAGGCGTAACGTATCCGTAAGTTAAAGCAAGAACTGGTATTGAAATAGATAGTAAGAGAGCCAGAATTAGAAGACTTAAAAACACTTTTTTTACCTTCATGGTAATTCCCTCCTTTATTAAATTCTAAATTCAATTGTAGGT
Protein-coding sequences here:
- a CDS encoding sugar ABC transporter ATP-binding protein: MNQLNSTLSVPLVVMKGIIKRFPGVIALNQVDFELLPGEVHVLLGENGAGKSTLIKVLSGAFPADSGEIFIYGEKVIIESPEVPLKKGLRFIYQELNLVPQIDIARNIFLGVEPLIIRNLGVINTSTLYKTASQLLERFNIQLDPHRIVSTLSVTQQKMVEIARALVTDARVIVLDEPTDVLESTSRNDLFKVINHLKKEGVGFIYISHRYAEVYELGDRVTILRDGKNVGTFSIHDLTLETMIEKMIGGKIGKQYPSLPAPREQIILRLENFYKGTLVQGVDFSLRKGEILGITGLMGAGKTELARAIAGVDPPTSGNLYIEDKKVMVRTPEEAIRHGISFLTENRKTEGVILDQSLRNNYGLPNINRLSPFGMVKIKKMNDEIDFYIKELTIKTPHRFTLAGQLSGGNQQKLVLAKWLGTHAKVIIFDEPTRGIDIIGRREVYRIMQELLAEGTSIIMFTSDYAEAMEMSHRVMVMRRGKIVKEFPRSSASEDDILKAAIGVGEFR
- a CDS encoding sugar phosphate isomerase/epimerase family protein, whose translation is MKISFHTDAFNSSVFNFEKALQWAQKNDVHFIECGSLEGVNWIHGLGYFPHISLSEDPLEIKEKMESYGVGFSQIDAAYPLSGHDGLFFGVQYVLKTLPWAKIANCPNIATTDGLLKPEGLSEIDCLELMKHAYGTIIEKAERYKININIEVHGYFTTKPELLDKMLNFAQSDYFGLNLDTGNSFIAGQDPVAYCKQFIKRIKHVHIKDVSQSLADSLRGKETGIGISHAAIGDGVNAENIVTVIKMLRDFGYNGVLSIECEGQGGPLIEKSLHWLRKTLQILNIPEEKSL
- a CDS encoding ABC transporter permease, translated to MQTNPSMKSPDMVKGTLVKNNKLQSVIRSQWFLLLLAEFLIAIITGIVNPRFFTISNIINVLEQIAVLGIVSSGMTLLIISGEIDISVGANIGLSSCVMAIMIKSGISVFPSFVIGIALAIFSSFLVGLTAHTFKAPSFITSLAFISVFQGIALAITKGSFQTIYGQAETIGMTRLGNILPLSFVISLGAYLIVHFILAYTKFGRRIYSVGSNPAAAYLSGISVVKTKYHAFLFSGFLVGIGSMVLLSRIGAAQPSTGSGIELKAIGAVVIGGTPLSGGKGRIIGTLLGVLLMGIISNALNMMRVNPYYQQVTFGLLIIASLAMSIFSSYKSHARSGKSTKKAIG
- a CDS encoding sugar ABC transporter ATP-binding protein: MEKYQLLVSLQNIIKIYGVHKVLDNVSFDLKKGEIHCLVGENGAGKSTLIKILSGAISPESGELYITGQKVASMTPRKAIELGISTVYQDAELVESLTVSDNIFLGDEKSASLPFIVDKKTQFQKAQEIINTLHMNLPVDALVEDLSVSQKQMLEIVKALYRDSKIIIMDEPTSSLGLEEKKALMSIIQSLKQRGIGIIYISHYLEEIFMIGDRVTILKDGRLVNTYEVASVDIETVIRGMVGREASAFYRRKKFPIGPIQVQIQNLSKKDVLHPVNFEIKKGEILGVGGLVGAGRSELVGLIFGIQQSDSGKIIINGKEAIIHNPRDAIRAGIGLITEDRRKLGLFIGRNLIENMALVHNDIFKGFIVDRDEEKELSNQMVEELSIATSDINQLVEELSGGNQQKVVIARWLLDDAILCIFDEPTKGVDIGAKQQIYELIIELAEKGKSIIMVSSDMPELLSLSDRIVVMRDNRIVEILDNHQIKEEDLIKKFMGVEEKGERTNADKP
- a CDS encoding sugar ABC transporter substrate-binding protein, encoding MKVKKVFLSLLILALLLSISIPVLALTYGYVTPGPDTWYKKDVEGFSYGAEMAGVEVIVLNSDYDTEKEITNIKTLIDMGIDGMCIFSFNPNGAFIAARECAAAGVPLVVTDNVGQVLASPDEVVACIDFDWKGMGVNVAEYIANNYPGEKIAVIMGLFEHIPVQMFRESFEPKVAELGKNEIVAVRDGKYTPTVAVDQAQDLIESGYDFTILFVFNEEMGAAVVRMLKGRDLLNNPIKVITTNGAPYGIELIKEGGIQYSISTSPGWEGLVSFLALHSYVKGQITDKRQQILLPNTPITPETIDDKTKVVPWDVDPVWIELTKTYFPQYNDLEVY